In the Sus scrofa isolate TJ Tabasco breed Duroc chromosome 8, Sscrofa11.1, whole genome shotgun sequence genome, agaaaatatgaataggccaatcacaagtactaaaattgaaaatgtgatttaaaagcttccaaaaaactaaagtccaggaccagatggcttcacacatttagagaagagttaacacctatctttctgcaactcttccaaaaaattgcaaaggaaggctCTTAGGCTCATTCGAtgtggccaccatcaccctcatgccaaaaccagacaaaggtaaccacaaaaaagaaaattacaggccaaaatcattgatgaacatagatgcaaaaatcctcaacaaaatttagcAATCTAACTATTTATTAAAAGGACTATGCACCATGATCAACTGGAATTCATCCCagggatataaatatatataaatcaatcaatgttatacatcacatcaacaaactgaagagtaaaaatcatatggttatctcaatagatgcagaacaaagcttttgataaaaattcaacatccatttatgataaaaactgccCTGAAAGTGGGaataaagggaacctacctcaacatattaAAAGGcatatatgacagacccacagctaacatcattctcaatggtgaaaatctggaagcatttcctctaagatcaggaagaagacaaggatgtcgaCCTCTCACCACTTTaattcaacagagttttggaagtcatagccatgatgatcagagaagaaaaagaaatgaaactaaattgaaaaagaagaggtaaaactgtcactgatgcagatgacatgatactatatatattaaaaaaaaccctaaagatgctaccagaaaactactagagatcatcaatgaatttggtaaagttgcaggatacaaaattaataaacagaaatttcttgttttcctatacactaacaacaaaagatcagaaagagaaattaaagaaacaatcccatttaccactgcatcaaaaagaataaaatacctaggaataaacctacctaaggaggcaaaagacctgtacttggaaaactataggacactgatgaaggagatagaagatgacacaaacagatggaaagatgtaccatgtttttggattggaagaatctaTATCATAATTAAGTTGACTGTGCTACttaaggtaatctacagattcaatacaatacctatcaaattaccaatggcatttttcacagaacgagaacaaaaaattttaaaatttgtgtggaaacacaaaagaccctgatatccaaatcaatcttgagaaagaaaaatggagctggaggaatgaggCTCTTGGACTTGAGActattctacaaagctacagtcatcaaaacagtatggtactgacacaaaaacagaaatataggtcagtggaacagtgtagaaagtccagaaataaatccacacatgtGTGGTTGAgtaatcaatgacaaaggaggcaagaatatacaatggggaaattacattctcttcaataagttgtgctgggaaaactggactgggaaaacatgtaaaagagtgaaattagaatactcACCACATACCATACATTTTTGTGTAGCaccaacacagaaataaactcaaaatggattaaaaacccaaacataagaccggatactataaaactcttagaggtaAACATAatcagaacactctttgacataaattgcaggaGTATCTTtcttgatccaccttctagagtaatgaaaataagaacaaaaataagcaaatgagatctaattcaacttaaaagtttttgcatagcaaaataaaccatgaacaaaatgaaaagacaacccataggatgggagaaattctttgcaaacaaaatgacaagggattaatctccagaatatacagaTATACAGTTTTATGCCAAATAAATCCaaacagcccaattaaaaaatggtcagaagatctaaacagacatttctccaaataagacagatgccaaaaaaacacacgaaaagatgcttgacatcattattagggaaatgcaaatcaaaactacgatgaggtattgcctcagaccagtcagaatggccatcatcaaaaagtctacaataaatgctggagagggtatggagaaaagggagcccttctaTATTGCttgtaggattgtaaattggtataaccactatggagaacagtatggagattccttaaaaaactaaacatagaactacaatatgacccagcaatcccactcttgggtatatccagagaaaacattaatttgaaaagatccatgaacaacaatgttcactgcagcactgtttacaatagccaagatgtggaaacaatctaaatggtCATCAACAgagaactggataaagaagatgtggtatgtatatacgaTGGActgttagccataaaaaaagaatgaaataatgccatttgaagcaacatggatggacctagaaattatcacactaaatgaagtcagagaaagacaaatatgagatctctaatgtgtggaatctaatagaaatgatacaatagaacttacaaaacagaaacagactccgattttaaaaccaaatttatgtttaccaaaggggaaatgtggggagggggataaattggggtttggattaacatatacacactactatatataaaataaattaagtaaaaaggacctactatatagcacagggaaatctactcggtactgtgtaataacctatattggaaaagaatctgaaaaggaatggatatatgtatatgtataactgttttAACtaagctgtacacctgaaaacaGTAATAGAACTTTGCAAGTCAAtcctactccaataaaatttaaaaaaacataaaaaattagaataaaaaataatgttattgaCAGAGATATTCGAGAGATTTCTTAAACAGTAAGTTGCTTGGTAGAAAGGCCTAGGGCCTGGGGATTTTGTACAGCAGTCTACATGTAACATTTGGGACTCTCATTAACAGAATAATAATAGTGTCCAGCATTTACCTGGTAAAACACATTCTTACTCAACATCCATCCCatttttaatccttaaaacaaacccaaggaaaAGGTAAGCAAGGGATGTATGTTACAGGTGAGAGGACGGAGAGAGAGCTGAAATGACCACTGTTACGTGGACCTGAGACTAGAATCAGGTCCTGAAGATGTCCAGTTCACAGCTTTTTCCACATGATCCTGTGTCTCTGAACTCTCTGCCATCACCAGAAGAGCCACTTACTATAGGCAGGCTATTAAATAATCTGGGATGTGTATGTCAAGCCTTATTTTCTGAATTCAGCCAGGATCTTCTCCTTTATCTTCACAAATGAATAATGAAGTTGGAGGCTCATAGAGTGGGCAGTGATGACCTAGTGTGTCAGCAGCTTTCATAACTAGACTCTAAGATGGCCACCAACGATCCTTACTCCCTGGTATGCATGTCCTTGAACTCCTAGGTCAAATAGGGCTGACTTCTGGGACCAATAGGATACTGCAGAAGTGGTAGTGTATGACTTCTGAAGCTGGCCAAAAACAGGGCTGCAGCTTCTGCCTTCTGCAGCTTCTCAGCTCCCAGCACTTGTGCTCTGAGGGAGGTCGGCAGAGGGTTGTGCAGACATCCTGTTCTAGCAATCCTGTGGAGAAGCCCACTTTGGAAGGAACTGGGGCCTCCCACCAACAGCCAGTACTATTTGCCAGCCACATAAGTGAGCCACCTTGGAAGTGGATTCTCCAGCTCCAGATAAGCCTTCAAATGACTGCCACCCTGGCTAACATCTGACTATAACCTCATGAGAACATCCAAAATTACCCAGCTAAGTGCTCCCAaattcttgacccacagaaactgtgagtgGTAACCAatgtttatgttgttttaagccactaaggttcttagggtaatttgttacacagcaatagataaattggatttcTTTCAGAGCTGCACCATATGGGCTGTGGGTGATCTTAAATACAGAGGTGGCAGGTGCTTAAAAGATCACTTTAAGtaaattgtttgttttgtttttgttttccaccaAAGAAATTGAATTCTAAGTCAACATCCAAAGCTCTGTGTGATACAACTTTTTTGACATGTATTTGCTCTTTAATGCCTTTCTAAATGATCTGTTGTCCGCAGAAAACTCTTAACTGGGTGCATCTGCAGTTCTGAAGAATAAGGCAGCCTGAATTTGCATTCACTCAGGCACCCTTAAGTCATCTTACAGCCCCTTGGACCCCACCTTCACTGTCACCTTTTATACTTTTGTGTCCTTGGGCCACGGCATCGGCATCGCCTGCCCTTTGGGAAATCCTGAACAAGGggaaataatgaaacaaatgaCTTAGGGAAGGGGCTAGAGACCCACTGGATGTTGGGGGTGGAAATCTTAAGACTGCAGAACACCAGTCACAACACCCCCTGGGAGGCTGAGCCATGACCTCTTCCCCTGGTGTCTCTGCCTGCAGAAGTTCGGTCCTAAAAAATCCGCTCATGCACCTTAGAGCGCAGTAAAGGATCTCAGTGTAGCGTAAGACTGTTGTGCCTACGGGGAGAGTGGGAACCGGGATTAAACCAGCTCGTTGGCGCGTTTCCTTTGAGCTGGAGGAAGCCGTTTACGAACTTGAGAGCTGGCGCCCAGGGCGAGGCGCCCTTGTGCCGGCGAGAGGAGACGAGAGGTGGGACGCAGGCAGCGCGCCTTGTCCGCCAGAGACAACCTGCTCTGAGCGCGCAGGGCACCGAGCACCGGGTGCCTCCAGCATGGAGTGGGAGCTCAACTTTCTGCTCTACCTTGCGCTCTTCTTCTTCCTGCTCTTTTTACTTTTCCTCCTACTCTTTGTGGTCATCAAGCAGCTGAAGAACTCCGTGGCCAGCACTGCCGGGGCTCTCCAGCCCGGGCGCCTGTCGCTGCACCGGGAGCCTTGGGGCTTCTCTCGCGAGCAAGCCGTGTGACCAGCAGCGCACGGATACTGGCGGAAGGGCATGGAGCCGGGCTGGCTCCGGGCTTGGTCTTGGCTTGGATCTTCTGGCCACACGTCTGTCCAGGTTCTAGGACCAGGCTCGGCTGCAGCACTGGCAGGTCCGTTTGGGCATGGGAGGGGTTTGCAAAGGGACAAGATTTTCCCCTCCTCTGGATGGCTAGGGGGTCATGCGGTGCTCGGATGTCAGGGACAGTGCGTGTTTTGGGTCTGGGCTGGTGCTGTGCCCTTGAGGGACCCTAGAGCTTTTCCAGGGTGAGGAAATATGGTTGAAAGAGAGAAGTTCAGCTTTTGGAGCTGTAATGGCTTTGAGCACCTGCAAGATCTTCCCAGTCCAACTGCATTTTACCCACTACCCAAGGGGTAGAAAACTAAATTATTCAGATAATTCAGCTCGGCCACTTTGAGACAAAATCGAATGTCAGCCTAACCTTTGGGATAGGAGACAGGGCTCACTTGGAGTATTCCAAAtactgctttaaatatttttgtgcatTTGCTAAATGGGATTCAGCTGGCGGTGCCAGGAGCAAGGATTCAGTGGCTCATTTTTTAATGGGGAATCTCTTCTTCCCCTTGATCCTTACGCCTGTGCTAGGGTGGACCCCATAGTTGCCTGTGGATTGCTGTGGTGGGTAAGTTGAGAATCTGAAACAGCAGGAGGGTGAGTGTTAGAGTGGGAGTCATTGGGAAATTCCTGGGGGTTGCCATGGAGGGCTGGAGAATAGAGGCAGTTTACACGTTGTAGGGCATCAGGAAAAGCGACAGGAAGAGTGAGGCTGTCCTACATGATTAGAACATTTGCAGGAAGATTAATGGGCAGGAGTAAACTTATCACCAGTATGCCCTCAGTACCCTCTGGGTAATGTTTGGGAAATAACAACTTCATCTTCCAGATGCCTTTTTCCTTGGTTTCCACCCTTTGGTGTTCCAGAGCCTAGCAACTGCCCGGGGCTGGTGCCTAGAGGATCACAGATGCAGTTGCAATGGGGTAACCAGGAACCCTGCATGGAGGCTGAAACAACCAGAAATGGAAGTTTTCTGCGATGGTAGGTGGGGACCACCCTTGGTTTCATCTTGTTCCTAGTTAAACTTCTGAAAACCCAGGGCCTAAAAAGGTGAGAGGTTAGGTTGGAGGAAATGGGTGCAAGGAAATAAAGAGCTCACTCCCACTTGGACTGGTGAGCTTCTACTGGAAACAAGGAGTCAAACCGATTCCTAACCCAGTGCAAGAGTACAGGAATCAGTCTCTAGGtagatgatttaaaaattagaatagtgTGAGGAGTAAttgcaattttaattattttttcttcactctTGGAAAACAGTACAGGGTCTCTTGAAGTTGAAATATGTAATGCAGATATAATTTGTCTTCAATAAAGGAAGATCTGGATTGAGTCATGTTTAGGGTAAGATAAGCTGCCCATATCATGACcaacactgaaaatatttattaattttaggcACAAAGACAGACCATTTAGAAAGGCTAAAAAACAACAATATAAATTGGTAATATGAAAATGAAGTGGAAGACAGTTACATTAATtcaagagaaggaagaacaggctTACTCAGGTGAATATTTATGGGGAAAGTTTTGGCCTGAGACAGTCAGATAATTTCccacattttctatttcactttaCTAGAATAGAACTGTTGATGAAGTAAGTGGTTTGCTTTAAGTATAATGTCATCCTCacttgtatatatacacacctctCTTCATTGGAGTATAGTAAGACCTGATTTGAATTCCCAGTTTGAATCCCAGAATCAGCAGCAGTGGGTCTATATTGTACTTTGAACAATAGTTCTCTAATTGGTTGACACCTCTGCAGGGGAATTTAGTTATACAGCTGAAGGGTTAATATGGACTTTGAAGATAAGTGTGGAATTAATCAATAAGCAATAATGGTTGCTTATAAGGATGGAAATCAGTCACTTCATACTTTAGAAATAACAGAATGCAAATTATTTTAACCACCTGCTTGATTCGATTTTGCAATCCTTTATTCTTCATAGCAGTGCCACTGGTGTCCAGAGGTTTAAACCACCCCAACTCTTTTAGACTGGAGACTGCAGAGAACCCAGGGTGAGTAGCTTGCTGCCATGCCAGTATTAAGTCAATCTCTTTGTTGGTTCTACTAAATCCGTTTACTACAAAAGGAATGATTGCCTTTCTCTGCTGTGGCCAGTGCCATTTTATAATCTCCTCGGAATTAAATTCTTTAATTATTAggtttccatttaatatttttttcctattacccagcccctgcctggaaCTTGACCCTAAACTCTGGGGATTAAGGATTCTCACATTTGCTTTCCGGACTTGCTCCTGCTGATCTCCTGCTTTGCCCTTGCTTTGTTAAGAGATCTTGCTTTTGAAACTTTAACACCTGTATATGATCTACCTtgttctattcatttattcaattatcATTCTTTCAGAACCAACATAATCTCCGACATTAGAACTACTTTTTTGTTGCttgtacacattaaaaaaattgaaatataggtgatttacaatgttatttcttgtatatagcagagtgattcagatttttttttttttttttagggccacacccatggcatatggaacttcccaggctgggggtccaactggagctacagctgctggcctataccacacctacagcaatgcaggatctgagctgcatctgtggcctacaccacagctcagggcaatgctggatccttaacccactgagcaagggactgaacccggaacctcatggttcctagtcagatttgtttctgctgcgccatgacgggaactcccagagatacacacacacacacacacacacacacacacacacacacacacattctttttcagattcttttcttttctatgttattacaagatattgagtgtagttccctgtgctatacagtaggactgtattttttgtatgttttattatagtagtgtgtatctgttaatcccaaactcctaatttatccctccccccgtttcccctttgataaccataaatttgttttccatctctgtgagtccatttcttttagggaataaattcatttgtatcattctttttaaagattccacatataagtaatatcatacaacatttgtctttctctgccggactttacttaatatgataatctctaggaccatccatatcgctgaaaatgacattatttcattctttttttggctgagtaaagttccacatcttctttatccatttaggTACCACATATTTAGCCATTAACCTGTccagggacatttaggttgcttccatgttttgactattgtaaatagtactgctatgagcattggggtgcatgtatcttttcagtttagagtctttgtctttctggatatgtgcccaggagtgggattgctagatcatatggtaactctacatATTCTTGATCTAATGCTCTAAAACCCATAGTGGTCTAGGTTCCGGGTTTGTCCATGTTGGCAGCTTCATCCCTGGACTACACCATGGTCCTGACTGTTAACTATACCAAGTTTATTTTGGAAGACAGTGTACATATGAACTAGACATTGGAACGTTTGAAAAATCaggaacatttaaaataactGCTTATTGTATAACTTGATTATAGAAAATTGCTCTACTTTATTTTCAGTAAAAGGTTTCTAGTGAATTTTCAGCAATGTTAGAAGATGAATTTCTTACATTACAAGGAAATGGGCTATAATTCAATTATGGTATAATATTACTATTCTATTTCAACcgttcttatttcatttttgtttctaaattttagcTGTTTAAAGTGATTACAAATCTTATTAGGATAATCTTGATCGTTTCACTGATTTCCAAACTTGTAAGTGCAATGAATCTGCAGTTCTACTTGGAAAGATAACCATTTTAAGTTGAATGAGAATGACATCACAATCACACCTGCAAAAGCTAAAATGTCTAATAAAGCAGATTCCTGTGTCTGAACTTCAATTTTAAGACACAGCTGTAGATGCGGGACTGATGCCATCTGGTGTGATtccacagaataagagaaaatttacCCAGAGTGTGCCATGCACTGGCTTTTCTGGGAATGACAAGGTGCCAGAATTTGTTTTTGGTTCACTTGCAGGGGTGGAAACTTGGAACTAGGTGagtaaaaaatgtgaaatatccCACTTTTAGCTTGACATTTCATGTTTCCAATTTTGTCTATAGTTTCAAAACAAGtgcaagtaaaaattttaaatgctcaaaaatttaaacattgtAAATGGTTAAATCATTAAGGCTTTTAGAATACTAATGGTACTAATGTAGTACATAGAATGTACTTGCAGAACACtgttactttgttttaaatttttatagttacTCAGAGGTGCTTGCGCTTATTTAAGCTAAATCCACAATAAAAACTCTGGGACCATTAGGAAATCATTGTCAGGTGTCTGTGTCACATACAAGAGAAAGTTGCAAGTTgagttgtagatttttgatgttggtttttttttcagtttgaatcAGTGAAGTAAAATTTCGATTCTCCATTTCTTTGTCTAcacaaaataaagttataaattaaataattatctgggagttctcattgtggcacagtggaaatgaacccaactggtaaccatgaggatgcagattcagtccctggccttgctcagtgggttaagaatctggggttgctgtgagctgtggtgtaggttgtagacatggctggatcctgagttgctgtgatgtaggccagcagctgtaactctgattcgaccactagcctagcctgggaacttccatgtgccatgggtgtggccctaaaatgcaaaaaaaaaaacaaaaacaaaacaaacaaacaaacaaacaaacaaaaaacaaaaaaagaagaaaaaagaaaaagaaaaaagatctgatTAATTATCTGATTCGTTAACATCTTACCGTATAAGAATTTGAGTACATATTCTTAAGGCAAGATATTTTTTACTTTCAGATGAAAGTCTTTCTTATTGGGAATCAAGATGGATTGCTGTCTTGAAATTACTGGACTGAACAATGGCTTAAGGTATGGGTTTCATTTTGTTCTCATGTAACAAAGAAGTTGGGGTAGGCTATTACTGGTGTTGGTTCAGCAGCTCATGATATTTAGGGTCAAGGTGGCCCTTGAGGTTCCCATGACTTTTCCCTTAGGTTCCTAGATGGTTGCTGCAGTTCCCAGCAGGAAGGTGGAGGAGGCCCAAAGGGAAAACAGGGCCTGCCTGTTTGAGTTGGCTTccttttaaagagttttattGGCAGCCCAATAGCTTTTTcttacatctcattggccagactGTGTCATTGGCTCCTGCTATCTCTAAGGTTGCCTGAGAAATGTAGTTTTTGTAGCTGGACATTAACTGCCTTTAATGAAAATCTGAGTTCTCTTGATaaggatgaagatgatggtggatCTTGGGTGAACAAATGATAGTCTGTGCCCTGGATATAAAATGCAATAGTAAAGAAGCATGATGTTTGAAACAGATCAGAACTGTGGCTCTGTTACCACTGGCAACACTCCAAGCAACACTGCTTTGTTCTGAGAGAGTGAAGACATGCTAGGTCTTCCCATGAAACACTTGCCAGCACTGACCTTCTCTCTCAACCAATATCCTTGACCCCATCAGGCTTTTCTAGAGGAGGACCCTGGGAACCTACACACTTTCTTGGAGGACATAATCTCTTCATGGAGGTTTGAAATAGGATAAGGAATGTTCTACCTTGCTGCTTCTACATCTGCTtcatttatctcttctctaaTTTTCCTATCAAATTTTTAGTGGAGTCTAGTTGTGTATTTGATCCCCATAAAAGGATCATCCCTTCCATGCACAGGGGAGGGTAATCTATGAAAAGAAAGGCTACTTTTCTCCCTTCTGTGATTCCACCACCAGTCTAGGAATATCCTGGGAGAATTGCATCTCAAAGCTTTCCATAAGCAGCCTACATCCTGTCTAAGCAAAGGGAGAAGAAACACTTCCCACATCCAGGGCTGTCCaaaagaactttctgtgatgacagaaatgttctatatctgcattaatatggtagccactagccacgtgTGGCTAGTGAATATTCGAAATATGGCTAGTGTGATTGAGGAagtaaattctaattttatttaattttaaataatttaaatataaatagccacatgtggctagtggctgttGTATT is a window encoding:
- the TMEM155 gene encoding LOW QUALITY PROTEIN: protein TMEM155 (The sequence of the model RefSeq protein was modified relative to this genomic sequence to represent the inferred CDS: inserted 3 bases in 2 codons; substituted 1 base at 1 genomic stop codon) produces the protein MPSGVIPQNXRENLPRVCHALAFLGMTRCQNLFLVHLQGWKLGTRFLDGCCSSQQEGGGGPKGKQGLPVXVGFLLKSFIGSPIAFSYISLAXTVSLAPAISKVA